One genomic segment of Marinitoga piezophila KA3 includes these proteins:
- the flhB gene encoding flagellar biosynthesis protein FlhB yields the protein MDKLLNEYDFEINLQLFADPSKTEEPTPRRLQEARKEGNVPVSRELLTAFSFLAVASVFFVMSKSLYIGLKAAFQRYLTLDTSFLDENALLTLILQQKDLFFKVSTFLFSAALTSLILGMLQTKFLIAPGALKFDINKLNPISGFKRIFSMKTLFELLKSIVKISLVAYVSYSIIKSKWNVLIGLPFSDTTTALNTLVSIILEVFFKLGFLMLILGGFDYWYQKRDYIKNLRMTKQEVKEEMKDVEGDPLIKGQRMRMLRQIINENMMKEVPKATVVVTNPTHYAVALKYDEETHSAPVVVAKGVDEIAFRIKDIAIKSKVPIIRNPPVARQLYATVEIGDEIPEEMYAIVAKILTAVLKNV from the coding sequence ATGGATAAACTCCTTAATGAATATGATTTTGAAATAAATCTTCAATTATTCGCTGATCCAAGTAAAACAGAAGAGCCTACACCAAGGCGATTACAGGAAGCTCGAAAAGAAGGGAACGTCCCTGTTTCGAGGGAATTGCTTACTGCTTTTTCATTTTTAGCTGTGGCAAGCGTATTTTTTGTAATGTCGAAATCACTATATATTGGACTAAAAGCAGCTTTTCAAAGATATTTAACTCTTGATACATCATTTTTGGATGAAAATGCTTTACTTACATTAATACTTCAACAAAAAGATCTATTTTTCAAAGTTTCCACATTCCTTTTTTCTGCTGCATTAACAAGTTTGATACTCGGTATGTTGCAGACAAAATTTTTAATTGCACCTGGTGCTTTAAAATTCGATATTAACAAATTAAACCCTATTAGCGGTTTTAAACGTATTTTCTCAATGAAAACTTTATTTGAACTTTTAAAGTCTATAGTAAAGATCTCATTAGTTGCTTACGTTTCCTATAGCATTATTAAAAGTAAATGGAATGTATTAATAGGATTACCCTTTTCAGATACAACCACTGCATTAAATACACTGGTTTCCATTATACTTGAAGTATTTTTTAAACTGGGATTTCTAATGTTAATACTTGGTGGATTTGACTACTGGTACCAAAAAAGAGATTACATAAAAAATTTAAGAATGACAAAACAGGAAGTAAAAGAAGAAATGAAAGACGTCGAAGGTGATCCTTTAATCAAAGGACAGCGTATGAGAATGTTAAGACAGATTATCAACGAAAACATGATGAAAGAAGTTCCAAAAGCCACTGTAGTTGTTACAAATCCTACTCATTACGCAGTTGCATTAAAATATGATGAAGAAACTCATTCAGCTCCAGTTGTAGTTGCAAAAGGTGTTGATGAAATTGCGTTTAGAATAAAAGATATAGCTATAAAAAGTAAAGTACCTATTATCAGGAATCCTCCTGTAGCAAGACAATTATATGCAACTGTGGAGATAGGTGATGAAATCCCTGAAGAAATGTACGCAATTGTAGCAAAAATACTAACTGCTGTTCTAAAAAATGTTTAG